DNA from Mucilaginibacter mallensis:
ACCACCCACAGCAATTTACGCTTGGTAATAATGGATATAGCGCCAATGGCAATAGCTATCTGGAAAAGTGTTACGCCGCTGGCTAAAACCTTATGTTTGGCCACATGTTCTTTTGATTCCTTTTCATAATCCTGAGCCTTAGCCATTATCTCCACCTGATCCAGCTTGTTCTTTTTAACCTTATTGGCAGCGGCGGTATCAGGCGCTTTGCCAATGGAAACAAGCATATTATTTGATGAGCTAAGGATATCAGCCTTAATACCTTTTGCCTGGTAAAATGCCCATTGATCTGAAGATCTCATCTGCGCCAGCATAGCTTCATCGGCATGATCGCCGGCCAAAAGTCCGGTGATGGCAGCCAACACAGCTATTACTGCTGTTGTAAGCGCTACAAATATCACCCACTTTTCTTTACCACCACTTTCATGCACTATCTTATGTGCATGCTCATTACTTTGCTCATGAATTGATTCGGAGTAATCTTCTATCTCATCCATGTTTTATAGTTTTTTGATTATCATTTATAAATATACGGGAGACAAAGATAATGCTGTAATTATTTAACACCAACAATTACATGTTATCTTTAAATGAAGCCATTATCAGCGGCCGGCTCTTTATATCTGCGAATAAAATCGGCAATCTCTCCCGCTTCGCGGTGTGTGATATCCCCTTCGCCGGTGTATTCCCACTGGTTCATATTATCATCAAA
Protein-coding regions in this window:
- a CDS encoding DUF4337 domain-containing protein, with product MDEIEDYSESIHEQSNEHAHKIVHESGGKEKWVIFVALTTAVIAVLAAITGLLAGDHADEAMLAQMRSSDQWAFYQAKGIKADILSSSNNMLVSIGKAPDTAAANKVKKNKLDQVEIMAKAQDYEKESKEHVAKHKVLASGVTLFQIAIAIGAISIITKRKLLWVVSMGFAVIGIYFLLHGTVF